A window of Pseudomonadota bacterium genomic DNA:
TCGGCGCTTGCGGTCAAGAAGGTCTTGGCCGCCGCTTCGCTACCACTCCATTTTGCCATGATGGCGGTTGCCCGCTCAGCGGAAATTTCGTTGAGGGCTTTTTGAATAATATCGCGCAAGATAGGCCAATCGCTGCGGACGGCCATGGCTAAGTTATTCGATTCGAATCTGACTTTAAATGCGGGTTCAAGTCCGATGATACTCTGCGATGAGGCGTAGTAAGCAATGCTAGCCGTACTCTCTACGACGGCATCAGCGTCGCCGATCAAGACCGCGTCCATCGCGTCGACAACGCCGGTTGTCTCGAGGATGTTGATCTCCGGATGAAATTCAGAGAGGTACTCAATGGACGCGTAACCGGATGGAATTGCCATCGTGAGGCCATACAAATCCTCCAACGACCGAATGTCTGGCCGTTTACCTTTCATAAAGACGTAGTGCCGAATCGTGATGTAAGGCAGCGTCATATGAAATTCGCGTGCGCGCGACTCAGTCCAGTACATCATCGGAAGGAAGTCGATTTCCTGGCGACGAATCATGCCCATGAGTTCACCCCACGTGGGCCCAACCACCAAGTCAATCTCAAGTCCTGTGATAGCGGAGATTTCGTTGAGGTAGTCCAGCGCAGCGCCGGTGTACTCGCCATTCTCAACGTAATCCATCGGCGGCCAATCGGTCTCGCCGCCGACAATAATCTTAGGATTATTTAGAATGAAAGCCCGTTCTTCTTCAGTAAACTCGATAGCGAGCGACGAGACGCTGAATAGCAAAAAGGCGATTGTCGTTAAGGACAGGCAAGTGAGTCGCATAGTCATCCAGGCTAATACACTGTTTTATCAGCGTTTGAGGTGCGCGCAACCCCGCACCGACACAGTGTCGGGTGGCTTCTAACCCTAGCGACCACTTATACGGAAACATTAGCGAGAGACGAGCGTCGAGCCTCCTACTTTATGTCAATCAGACGCACAGGGTGAGACGAGCAAACTGAGAACAGGGCTCGATTCCGGTAGGGGCGCGTCTTTTTTCGCTCGCTGGGGGAGGGTGTTTTGTCAACCACCGCGACCTGAGCGGAGTGGTCGCTGTCTTGGGCGGGCCGATACGGTGAGACCGCCAAGGTGACCGGCGCGGTAACTTTCGCTTGCGAATGCCGTCAATCGATGCCGATGAGCCGCGGCGCCTGCCGTTTGACGACTGATTGTCTGTAACGTTTTTGCTGTGGCTTCGTCATGAGAGTAAGCAACCCAATGGAAGCTGGCTCATGTTTTCGTCAAATCACGTGTATTTGCTTGTTGTTGTAATCGTTTTCTTCGCACTCAGCGCAGACGGCAAGGTTGAGATTCAGGCCATCACGGCGCCGGCGGCGGCGCACGTGGAGTCATCAGCAGACTGGCAGGATGGGTCTGGCGTGGTTGTGCGCCTCAGCGTTAAGTGGCTCGGGTACGAACAGCCCGTGATGTGGCTGGACATTAAGGTGGTACCGTTGTCGCATCCGGATGTCTGCGACGCGCCGATTGGCCTGTACTGGTGTGTCACGGCGCCTCGGTTGAGTTTGTCACGGTGTGGCGTCTTGTCGAATCGGGCGCACACGCTTGAGAACCTGGATTCATGCACACTGTAACGGATGAGCAATTGATTCACTGGGTCGCGAGTGGCGACGCGTCTTGTTTGGCGACGCTATTTGAGCGCCACCATCGCAGTGTTTTTCAGTTCTGCCTGCAGATGACCCGCAACCGCGCCCAAAGCGAAGATCTGGTTCAGGACGTGTTCATTCGACTACTTAAGCGTGCCGACAGTTTTCGTAACGAGGGCAGCTTCAAAGCCTGGATGTTCAACATTGCCCGTAATCTCACACTCGATTATTTGCGCCAAAGTGCAACCCGCCGTTCGGTGTCGGTGGAGGACGCGGCCGATGTCAACTCGCTAGCGGATTATCGATCCGCCGAGCAGGCGGCGGCCGGATCGCAAAAAATGCAGCAGGTGCTCCACGCCCTGGGTCAGTTGCCGCTTGCCGCGCAGGAAGTGATTTGGCTCGGACGTTTCGAATTTGACAGCTATCGAGAGCTCGGCCAAGCGCTGGCATGCAGCACCGGGGCGGCAAGAGTGCGCATGCATCGCGCCATGGCCCAACTCAATGACACCTTTACCCGCGTACACGGAGTATCGATTGATGACTAAAAAAGTCTTTCCCGACTTGTCCAACGATGAAACGGGTGAACAGCACTCGCTCTGGTCGACGTTAGGACAACTGGAG
This region includes:
- a CDS encoding RNA polymerase sigma factor, with the translated sequence MHTVTDEQLIHWVASGDASCLATLFERHHRSVFQFCLQMTRNRAQSEDLVQDVFIRLLKRADSFRNEGSFKAWMFNIARNLTLDYLRQSATRRSVSVEDAADVNSLADYRSAEQAAAGSQKMQQVLHALGQLPLAAQEVIWLGRFEFDSYRELGQALACSTGAARVRMHRAMAQLNDTFTRVHGVSIDD